In Lepus europaeus isolate LE1 chromosome 8, mLepTim1.pri, whole genome shotgun sequence, a single genomic region encodes these proteins:
- the LOC133765400 gene encoding ubiquitin carboxyl-terminal hydrolase 17-like protein 13, whose product MAASPLKQGKSPASPQKELQLQSDLASGPTHLAASGGASLSCSWKRPYGIGAGLQNTGNTCYLNAALQCLTYTPPLANYMLSQVHSQSCRRADRCILCAVETHFLGALHSPGDVIQPCQVLAAGFHTNRQEDAHEFLMFALDVLKAAGLPGLMNAVAPQEDKAPSQQLFGGHWRSQIQCLQCQGISDTLDPYLEIALDIQTADSVEQALQHLVQPEELDGENAYHCATCLKKTAASKTLTLQSAGDVLLLVLKRFSAFTGEKLGGQVHYPECLDMRPYMSQQNGRPLHYVLYAVLVHVGRRCQSGHYFCYVKAGTGHWYKMDDAKVTACDITCVLNQRAYVLFYVRKSGFGGERGTVSPGRGPSDFEADNTHGQHTPGELERPSPSEAAESEEHLEQTTQEFTFDQWQSLRAQNRPTSALSLRTVEPTLPGNAIVIHQARSAAGMRKHHPDQERSLLHGAAGHITEQVAMNPGNLPRLGGRSKPPKRKNKHAKRPLLLLFR is encoded by the exons ATGGCTGCTTCACCTCTCAAGCAAG GGAAATCACCAGCCTCACCTCAGAAAGAGCTCCAGCTGCAAAGTGATTTGGCTTCGGGGCCGACCCATCTGGCTGCCAGTGGAGGAGCTTCTCTGAGCTGCAGCTGGAAGAGACCTTATGGCATTGGGGCCGGTCTGCAGAATACGGGCAACACCTGCTACCTGAATGCAGCCCTGCAGTGTCTCACGTATACCCCACCCCTCGCCAACTatatgctgtcccaggtgcattctcaAAGCTGCCGTCGCGCGGATCGCTGCATTCTGTGTGCCGTGGAAACTCACTTTCTCGGGGCCCTCCACAGTCCTGGGGACGTGATCCAGCCctgtcaagtgctggctgctggctttcacaCAAACAGGCAGGAAGACGCCCACGAATTTCTGATGTTTGCTCTGGATGTCCTGAAGGCAGCAGGTCTGCCTGGGCTCATGAACGCGGTGGCTCCCCAAGAGGACAAAGCTCCATCCCAGCAGCTATTTGGAGGACACTGGAGGTCTCAAATCCAATGTCTCCAGTGCCAAGGCATCTCAGACACCTTGGACCCTTACCTGGAGATCGCGTTGGATATCCAGACAGCCGACAGTGTGGAGCAAGCTTTGCAGCACTTGGTGCAACCTGAAGAGCTGGATGGAGAAAACGCCTATCACTGTGCTACCTGCCTAAAGAAGACAGCTGCTTCCAAGACACTCACCTTGCAATCGGCTGGCGACGTGCTTCTCTTGGTATTGAAACGGTTTTCTGCTTTCACGGGTGAGAAACTCGGAGGACAAGTGCACTATCCCGAGTGCCTGGACATGAGACCTTACATGTCTCAGCAGAACGGGAGGCCACTGCACTATGTTCTCTATGCGGTTCTCGTCCATGTTGGCCGCAGGTGTCAATCAGGACACTACTTCTGCTATGTCAAAGCTGGCACTGGCCACTGGTATAAAATGGATGACGCTAAGgtaactgcctgtgacatcacttGTGTCCTGAATCAAAGGGCCTACGTGCTGTTTTATGTGCGGAAGAGTGGATTTGGAGGAGAACGTGGGACAGTGTCTCCAGGCAGGGGACCATCCGACTTTGAGGCTGACAACACACACGGCCAGCACACACCAGGAGAGCTGGAAAGGCCTTCCCCTAGTGAAGCTGCAGAGTCCGAGGAGCACTTGGAGCAAACAACTCAGGAATTCACCTTCGATCAGTGGCAATCCCTCCGAGCCCAGAACCGACCAACAAGCGCACTCAGCCTCAGGACAGTGGAGCCCACGCTGCCTGGCAATGCGATCGTCATTCACCAGGCAAGATCTGCCGCAGGGATGAGGAAGCATCATCCTGACCAGGAAAGGTCCCTGCTGCACGGGGCAGCTGGGCACATCACTGAGCAGGTGGCCATGAATCCTGGCAACCTCCCTCGTCTGGGAGGAAGGAGCAAACCCCCCAAGAGGAAGAACAAACATGCCAAGAGGCCTCTGTTGTTGCTGTTCCGGTGA
- the LOC133765401 gene encoding ubiquitin carboxyl-terminal hydrolase 17-like protein 13 has protein sequence MAASPLKEGKSPASPQKELQLQSDLASGPTHLAASGGASLSCSWKRPYGIGAGLQNTGNTCYLNAALQCLTYTPPLANYMLSQVHSQSCRHADRCILCAVETHFLGALHSPGDVIQPCQVLAAGFHTNRQEDAHEFLMFALDVLKAAGLPGLMNGVAPQEDKAPSQQLFGGHWRSQIQCLQCQGISDTLDPYLEIALDIQTADSVEQALQHLVQPEELDGENAYHCATCLKKTAASKTLTLQSAGDVLLLVLKRFSAFTGEKLGGQVHYPECLDMRPYMSQQNGRPLHYVLYAVLVHVGRRCQSGHYFCYVKAGTGHWYKMDDAKVTACDITCVLNQRAYVLFYVRKSGFGGEHGTVSPGRGPSDFEADNTHGQHTPGELERPSPSEAAESGEHLEQTTQEFTFDQWQSLRAQNRPTSALSLRTVEPTLPGNAIVIHQARSAAGMRKHHPDQERSLLHGAAGHIAEQVAMNPGNLPRLGGRSKPPKRKNKHAKRPLLLLFR, from the exons ATGGCTGCTTCACCTCTCAAGGAAG GGAAATCACCAGCCTCACCTCAGAAAGAGCTCCAGCTGCAAAGTGATTTGGCTTCGGGGCCGACCCATCTGGCTGCCAGTGGAGGAGCTTCTCTGAGCTGCAGCTGGAAGAGACCTTATGGCATTGGGGCCGGTCTGCAGAATACGGGCAACACCTGCTACCTGAATGCAGCCCTGCAGTGTCTCACGTACACCCCACCCCTCGCCAACTatatgctgtcccaggtgcattctcaAAGCTGCCGTCACGCGGATCGCTGCATTCTGTGTGCCGTGGAAACTCACTTTCTTGGGGCCCTCCACAGTCCTGGGGACGTGATCCAGCCctgtcaagtgctggctgctggctttcacaCAAACAGGCAGGAAGACGCCCACGAATTTCTGATGTTTGCTCTGGATGTCCTGAAGGCAGCAGGTCTGCCTGGGCTCATGAACGGGGTGGCTCCCCAAGAGGACAAAGCTCCATCCCAGCAGCTATTTGGAGGACACTGGAGGTCTCAAATCCAATGTCTCCAGTGCCAAGGCATCTCAGACACCTTGGACCCTTACCTGGAGATCGCGTTGGATATCCAGACAGCCGACAGTGTGGAGCAAGCTTTGCAGCACTTGGTGCAACCTGAAGAGCTGGATGGAGAAAACGCCTATCACTGTGCTACCTGCCTAAAGAAGACAGCTGCTTCCAAGACACTCACCTTGCAATCGGCTGGCGACGTGCTTCTCTTGGTATTGAAACGGTTTTCTGCTTTCACGGGTGAGAAACTCGGAGGACAAGTGCACTATCCCGAGTGCCTGGACATGAGACCTTACATGTCTCAGCAGAACGGGAGGCCACTGCACTATGTTCTCTATGCGGTTCTCGTCCATGTTGGCCGCAGGTGTCAATCAGGACACTACTTCTGCTATGTCAAAGCTGGCACTGGCCACTGGTATAAAATGGATGACGCTAAGgtaactgcctgtgacatcacttGTGTCCTGAATCAAAGGGCCTACGTGCTGTTTTATGTGCGGAAGAGTGGATTTGGAGGAGAACATGGGACAGTGTCTCCAGGCAGGGGACCATCCGACTTTGAGGCTGACAACACACACGGCCAGCACACACCAGGAGAGCTGGAAAGGCCTTCCCCTAGTGAAGCTGCAGAGTCCGGGGAGCACTTGGAGCAAACAACTCAGGAATTCACCTTCGATCAGTGGCAATCCCTCCGAGCCCAGAACCGACCAACAAGCGCACTCAGCCTCAGGACAGTGGAGCCCACGCTGCCTGGCAATGCGATCGTCATTCACCAGGCAAGATCTGCCGCAGGGATGAGGAAGCATCATCCTGACCAGGAAAGGTCCCTGCTGCACGGGGCAGCTGGGCACATCGCTGAGCAGGTGGCCATGAATCCTGGCAACCTCCCTCGTCTGGGAGGAAGGAGCAAACCCCCCAAGAGGAAGAACAAACATGCCAAGAGGCCTCTGTTGTTGCTGTTCCGGTGA
- the LOC133765402 gene encoding ubiquitin carboxyl-terminal hydrolase 17-like protein 13 translates to MAASPLKEGKSPASPQKELQLQSDLASGPTHLAASGGASLSCSWKRPYGIGAGLQNTGNTCYLNAALQCLTYTPPLANYMLSQVHSQSCRRADRCILCAVETHFLGALHSPGDVIQPCQVLAAGFHTNRQEDAHEFLMFALDVLKAAGLPGLMNGVAPQEDKAPSQQLFGGHWRSQIQCLQCQGISDTLDPYLEIALDIQTADSVEQALQHLVQPEELDGENAYHCATCLKKTAASKTLTLQSAGDVLLLVLKRFSAFTGEKLGGQVHYPECLDMRPYMSQQNGRPLHYVLYAVLVHVGRRCQSGHYFCYVKAGTGHWYKMDDAKVTACDITCVLNQRAYVLFYVQKSGFGGERGTVSPGRGPSDFEADNTHGQHTPGELERPSPSEAAESEEHLEQTTQEFTFDQWQSLRAQNRPTSALSLRTVEPTLPGNAIVIHQVRSAAGMRKHHPDQERSLLHGAAGHITEQVAMNPGNLPRLGGRSKPPKRKNKHAKRPLLLLFR, encoded by the exons ATGGCTGCTTCACCTCTCAAGGAAG GGAAATCACCAGCCTCACCTCAGAAAGAGCTCCAGCTGCAAAGTGATTTGGCTTCGGGGCCGACCCATCTGGCTGCCAGTGGAGGAGCTTCTCTGAGCTGCAGCTGGAAGAGACCTTATGGCATTGGGGCCGGTCTGCAGAATACGGGCAACACCTGCTACCTGAATGCAGCCCTGCAGTGTCTCACGTATACCCCACCCCTCGCCAACTatatgctgtcccaggtgcattctcaAAGCTGCCGTCGCGCGGATCGCTGCATTCTGTGTGCCGTGGAAACTCACTTTCTCGGGGCCCTCCACAGTCCTGGGGACGTGATCCAGCCctgtcaagtgctggctgctggctttcacaCAAACAGGCAGGAAGACGCCCACGAATTTCTGATGTTTGCTCTGGATGTCCTGAAGGCAGCAGGTCTGCCTGGGCTCATGAACGGGGTGGCTCCCCAAGAGGACAAAGCTCCATCCCAGCAGCTATTTGGAGGACACTGGAGGTCTCAAATCCAATGTCTCCAGTGCCAAGGCATCTCAGACACCTTGGACCCTTACCTGGAGATCGCGTTGGATATCCAGACAGCCGACAGTGTGGAGCAAGCTTTGCAGCACTTGGTGCAACCTGAAGAGCTGGATGGAGAAAACGCCTATCACTGTGCTACCTGCCTAAAGAAGACAGCTGCTTCCAAGACACTCACCTTGCAATCGGCTGGCGACGTGCTTCTCTTGGTATTGAAACGGTTTTCTGCTTTCACGGGTGAGAAACTCGGAGGACAAGTGCACTATCCCGAGTGCCTGGACATGAGACCTTACATGTCTCAGCAGAACGGGAGGCCACTGCACTATGTTCTCTATGCGGTTCTCGTCCATGTTGGCCGCAGGTGTCAATCAGGACACTACTTCTGCTATGTCAAAGCTGGCACTGGCCACTGGTATAAAATGGATGACGCTAAGgtaactgcctgtgacatcacttGTGTCCTGAATCAAAGGGCCTACGTGCTGTTTTATGTGCAGAAGAGTGGATTTGGAGGAGAACGTGGGACAGTGTCTCCAGGCAGGGGACCATCCGACTTTGAGGCTGACAACACACACGGCCAGCACACACCAGGAGAGCTGGAAAGGCCTTCCCCTAGTGAAGCTGCAGAGTCCGAGGAGCACTTGGAGCAAACAACTCAGGAATTCACCTTCGATCAGTGGCAATCCCTCCGAGCCCAGAACCGACCAACAAGCGCACTCAGCCTCAGGACAGTGGAGCCCACGCTGCCTGGCAATGCGATCGTCATTCACCAGGTAAGATCTGCCGCAGGGATGAGGAAGCATCATCCTGACCAGGAAAGGTCCCTGCTGCACGGGGCAGCTGGGCACATCACTGAGCAGGTGGCCATGAATCCTGGCAACCTCCCTCGTCTGGGAGGAAGGAGCAAACCCCCCAAGAGGAAGAACAAACATGCCAAGAGGCCTCTGTTGTTGCTGTTCCGGTGA